One part of the Vicia villosa cultivar HV-30 ecotype Madison, WI linkage group LG6, Vvil1.0, whole genome shotgun sequence genome encodes these proteins:
- the LOC131614131 gene encoding uncharacterized protein LOC131614131 codes for MDDNNNIPNTGPCLLQQLIEESTHEGTTRRRREGQQHTPAGKRRPRHETSQPRGQQIQNIQQLQGLQQVQNVEQVPPEGHIQNGEDEQARPQNGPEQPQNENETDARDGHVASLFTHTSDKRRVRNEDEEEQINIPEDADPTTLLLLKELQRTNHLIRQQGDRIHELERKRRYRSPPRIRHRSRSYSSSRSPPRRYRKRSSSLSRLHPGGTVARGLIPALHHERAGKTRDLKPLKRGASHPSRTTEAPSSLC; via the coding sequence atggatgacaacaacaacatcccaaataCTGGTCCCTGCCTCCTACAACAGCTGATCGAGGAGTCCACCCACGAGGGGACGACTCGTCGTCGGCGGGAAGGACAACAGCACACCCCTGCCGGGAAGAGAAGGCCGAGGCATGAGACCTCACAACCTAGGGGGCAGCAGATCCAGAACATCCAACAGCTGCagggcctccaacaggttcagaATGTCGAACAAGTTCCTCCCGAGGGACACAttcagaacggggaagacgaGCAGGCTCGACCCCAGAATGGACCTGAACAGCCCCAGAATGAGAACGAGACTGACGCCAGAGACGGACATGTCGCCTCCTTGTTCACCCACACTTCTGACAAGCGAAGAGTCCGTAACGAGGACGAGGAAGAGCAGATCAATATCCCCGAGGACGCTGACCCTACAACCCTCCTCCTGCTCAAAGAGCTGCAAAGAACCAACCATCTCATCCGCCAACAGGGTGACCGCATCCAcgagctggaaaggaagcgacgataTCGTTCCCCTCCGCGGATACGCCATCGGTCGCGTTCCTATTCCTCTTCGCGCTCGCCCCCGAGGAGATATCGCAAGCGTTCCTCGTCCTTGTCTCGCCTCCACCCAGGAGGAACCGTCGCTAGAGGTCttattcccgctctccaccaCGAAAGAGCCGGAAAAACCAGAGACCTGAAACCACTGAAGCGAGGAGCCTCTCATCCGAGCAGGACGACAGAGGCCCCTTCAAGCCTGTGTTGA